A DNA window from Ictalurus furcatus strain D&B chromosome 22, Billie_1.0, whole genome shotgun sequence contains the following coding sequences:
- the ier3 gene encoding radiation-inducible immediate-early gene IEX-1, which translates to MYTRPTSMSFTYPSHSASYRPVARSTEPEVFTFDRIPVQHFSPPRQPQRRRVMRVMYPAKVRKYLPPAEKSPAKRWLLALCLVLLAQIYTERDDELDITEPAALSNALSADLPGDDASASSPLFLHFRSAEESAMRMTSCSKDSGPWINTTCEAEETEVQEHRQHRLQQRKNPYVVALLYPAVLHTLGCEQ; encoded by the coding sequence ATGTACACCAGACCCACCTCCATGAGCTTCACCTACCCGAGCCACAGCGCGAGCTACAGACCGGTGGCGCGCAGCACCGAGCCCGAGGTGTTCACCTTCGACCGGATCCCGGTTCAGCACTTCAGCCCGCCGAGGCAGCCGCAGCGCCGCAGAGTAATGCGAGTCATGTACCCGGCCAAAGTGCGCAAATACCTGCCTCCGGCCGAGAAGAGCCCCGCCAAGCGCTGGCTGCTGGCGCTGTGCCTGGTGCTGCTGGCGCAGATTTACACCGAGCGCGACGACGAGCTCGACATCACGGAACCGGCCGCGCTCTCAAACGCTCTCTCCGCGGATCTGCCGGGCGATGATGCGTCTGCGTCCTCGCCGCTCTTCCTGCACTTCCGCTCGGCCGAGGAGAGCGCCATGCGCATGACCAGCTGCTCCAAAGACTCTGGGCCGTGGATAAACACGACGTGCGAGGCGGAGGAGACAGAAGTGCAGGAACACCGTCAGCACCGCCtgcagcagaggaaaaaccccTACGTGGTGGCGCTCCTGTATCCCGCTGTTCTCCACACGCTGGGCTGCGAGCAGTGA